Proteins encoded in a region of the Spirochaetota bacterium genome:
- a CDS encoding zf-HC2 domain-containing protein, whose translation MNDHVTHDEMASYLADTLLPGERDRFDSHIRECETCRDKLDKIKIALTPRFRSVELRDETVARILRSWDAIQVEAARGGMIAFLRKHPRAAVASALAAAAATIIVVSALMNAPREPAGAHLTLGRVEGGVAVNEEQVHAGGNVFGGSRITLPDKALARLVYGEIMKIDLISRCDLSVDAFGFDRADTIRLENSLRDGIIISSIHDSGKNVSYVYTTPNARIESQGTEFLLQAEGGKTLLIMKTDAVRAIHARSGKSEIVPAGMKCVISDSLEIMAATDEDMRIFENIEGLRKGDFGRLLLPAFHDRKSGTQGKSPAPGDPGVKNGGSMMDKGNGAAEKVREGDTDGRDARRERDREMRQQRMEQKKLHMNEMRRSRGTSANQQMQMRRGR comes from the coding sequence GTGAACGACCATGTGACACATGATGAAATGGCATCCTATCTTGCAGATACCCTGCTCCCCGGGGAGCGTGATCGTTTCGACAGCCATATCCGTGAATGCGAAACATGCCGCGACAAGCTTGATAAGATCAAAATAGCGCTGACGCCCCGCTTCCGGTCGGTGGAATTGCGCGATGAGACCGTCGCGAGAATATTGAGATCGTGGGACGCCATACAGGTTGAGGCGGCCCGGGGCGGCATGATCGCATTTCTCAGGAAGCATCCGAGGGCCGCGGTCGCATCGGCGCTGGCGGCAGCGGCGGCGACAATCATTGTCGTGTCGGCCCTCATGAACGCGCCCCGGGAGCCGGCCGGCGCCCATTTAACCCTGGGACGCGTCGAGGGGGGTGTTGCTGTCAACGAAGAGCAGGTCCATGCGGGCGGTAACGTTTTTGGCGGAAGCAGGATAACATTGCCGGATAAGGCGCTGGCGCGCCTTGTCTACGGGGAGATCATGAAAATTGATCTTATCTCCAGGTGCGATCTTTCTGTTGATGCCTTTGGATTTGACAGGGCTGATACCATCCGGCTGGAAAACAGCCTCCGCGACGGCATTATCATTTCTTCGATACACGACAGCGGAAAGAACGTGAGCTATGTCTATACGACGCCGAACGCCCGTATTGAGTCACAAGGCACCGAGTTCCTGCTTCAGGCCGAGGGAGGAAAGACCCTGCTGATAATGAAAACTGACGCGGTGCGGGCTATCCACGCGCGATCGGGCAAGAGCGAGATTGTCCCGGCAGGGATGAAGTGCGTCATTTCTGATTCGCTTGAGATCATGGCCGCAACGGATGAGGATATGCGAATTTTTGAAAACATCGAGGGACTGCGAAAGGGAGATTTCGGACGCCTCCTTTTACCCGCGTTCCATGACAGGAAATCCGGCACACAGGGAAAGTCGCCGGCCCCGGGCGATCCAGGCGTGAAAAATGGCGGTTCGATGATGGATAAAGGGAACGGCGCCGCTGAAAAGGTCCGGGAAGGAGATACGGACGGGCGGGACGCCCGGAGAGAACGGGACAGGGAAATGCGTCAACAGAGAATGGAACAGAAGAAGCTCCATATGAATGAGATGCGGAGGAGCAGAGGGACCAGCGCGAACCAGCAGATGCAGATGAGAAGGGGGCGTTAG
- a CDS encoding sigma-70 family RNA polymerase sigma factor: MIDRKLVQDIYYRHGKELLVYICGFVKIRETAEDLLHDAFVRLIRHSLDHQIDESNLRAFLYRIARNTCIDYLRKNRKKHETELHEYMEYARSASVQEDVEYGELKQKVDELVDSKDPVSRSVFIMRTELNMTYDDIAGNLGISERTAQRKMKDMLEFLTESLEKGGFTLLFLIMLAVLLMKIVLY, encoded by the coding sequence GAAACTTGTACAAGACATATATTACAGGCATGGAAAGGAACTCCTGGTCTATATCTGCGGTTTCGTGAAGATACGTGAAACCGCCGAAGACCTTCTTCATGATGCGTTTGTGCGGCTCATACGCCATTCCCTCGATCATCAGATCGATGAAAGCAACCTCCGCGCGTTTCTCTACCGGATCGCGCGAAATACCTGCATTGACTACCTGAGGAAAAACCGCAAAAAGCATGAAACGGAGCTCCATGAATATATGGAATATGCCCGGTCCGCGTCGGTCCAGGAGGATGTCGAATACGGCGAGCTGAAGCAAAAGGTTGACGAGCTTGTTGATTCGAAAGACCCGGTCTCCCGGTCGGTATTCATAATGAGGACGGAGCTCAATATGACCTATGATGATATAGCGGGCAATCTCGGTATCTCCGAACGAACGGCGCAGAGAAAAATGAAGGACATGCTGGAATTCCTGACGGAATCCCTGGAAAAGGGCGGTTTTACGCTTTTATTTCTGATTATGCTGGCGGTTTTGCTTATGAAAATCGTTTTATATTAA